The Mycobacterium sp. 3519A genome contains a region encoding:
- a CDS encoding LysR family transcriptional regulator: protein MLDVRRLRFLVELSHRGTIAAVAEALHMSPSGISQQLALLEREAGAPLLERIGRGVRLTEAGHRLADRGADILASLERAQAELRSGEEPPTGTCRVAAFGSAARTLVPALLDCQRRHPGLRVELVESEPEIAVPALVSGEFDLVVSEEYPAGTGTLPRHLHREVLASDPLEAVVAASLLRGRDFATAASALPWALEPVGAASRAWAVQHLLGLGFSPAVQYESYDLDLLLLLVRQGAAASILPRLVLPPERENAMLMRFETGWSRTLVALSRQARTDDPSVRAVRKALHGRFGDSAVSVTDQRQ from the coding sequence ATGTTGGACGTCCGGCGCCTGCGCTTTCTGGTCGAGTTGAGCCACCGCGGCACGATCGCCGCGGTCGCCGAAGCGCTGCACATGAGCCCGTCGGGTATCTCGCAGCAGCTTGCGCTTCTCGAGCGTGAGGCAGGAGCGCCGCTGCTGGAGAGGATCGGCCGGGGTGTTCGCCTCACCGAGGCGGGGCATCGGCTCGCCGACCGGGGCGCCGACATACTCGCCTCGCTGGAACGTGCGCAGGCCGAACTGCGCTCCGGGGAGGAACCCCCGACGGGCACGTGCCGGGTCGCGGCGTTCGGCAGCGCGGCTCGCACACTGGTGCCCGCGCTGCTCGACTGCCAGCGCCGGCACCCCGGACTGCGGGTCGAACTCGTCGAATCCGAGCCGGAAATCGCCGTGCCCGCGCTGGTCAGCGGGGAATTCGACCTGGTCGTCAGCGAGGAGTATCCGGCCGGTACCGGCACGCTGCCGCGCCACCTCCATCGCGAGGTGCTCGCCTCCGATCCGTTGGAGGCCGTGGTTGCGGCGTCGCTGCTGCGGGGGCGCGACTTCGCGACGGCGGCCAGCGCACTGCCGTGGGCGCTGGAACCTGTCGGTGCCGCCTCTCGCGCGTGGGCGGTGCAGCACCTGCTCGGGCTGGGTTTCAGTCCGGCGGTGCAATACGAGTCCTACGACCTCGACCTGCTGCTGCTGCTGGTCCGCCAGGGCGCGGCCGCCAGCATCCTGCCGAGGCTGGTGCTGCCGCCGGAGCGCGAGAACGCGATGTTGATGCGGTTCGAGACGGGTTGGTCGCGCACGCTGGTCGCCCTGTCGCGGCAGGCCAGGACGGACGACCCGTCGGTGCGGGCCGTGCGCAAAGCGCTGCACGGGCGATTCGGCGACTCGGCAGTTTCGGTGACGGATCAGCGTCAGTGA
- a CDS encoding pyridoxal-phosphate dependent enzyme, with the protein MLTTEPFLLNPRWSPGGAAETRRTDEIRRFHESLPDYAVTRLASLPSLAAELDLRSVLVKDESLRLGLPAFKMLGASWAVHVALRSTDRTRPRLITATDGNHGRAVARTAKHLGLSATIVVPQGVSDVAIALIRSEGADVRIVDMPYDDAVRHAADLADGDRDALLVQDTSWPGYEDVPQWIVDGYATLFDEAADQAAALGADIDLIVVPAGVGSLAHAAVLFSRSRTNCRVVAVEPDVADCVRASLAAGALASVPTGETSMAGLNCGTPSYLAWPDLVTGLAGAVAVDDRAAATAVDELAAHGVDAGPCGAASLAGLRILAAEPARSHLRLGPESSVLLLNTEGSGSAS; encoded by the coding sequence GTGCTGACGACCGAACCGTTCTTGCTCAACCCGCGGTGGTCCCCGGGAGGTGCCGCCGAGACCCGCCGGACCGACGAGATCCGCCGGTTCCACGAGAGCCTTCCCGACTACGCCGTCACTCGATTGGCATCGCTGCCGTCGCTGGCCGCCGAACTCGACCTGCGCTCGGTACTCGTCAAGGACGAGTCGCTGCGATTGGGGCTACCGGCGTTCAAGATGCTCGGCGCGTCATGGGCGGTACACGTCGCGTTGCGGTCGACCGACCGAACTCGGCCGCGGCTGATCACCGCGACGGACGGCAATCATGGTCGCGCCGTCGCTCGGACGGCCAAACACCTCGGCCTGAGTGCCACCATCGTTGTACCGCAAGGCGTTTCGGACGTCGCGATCGCGCTGATCCGGTCCGAGGGCGCCGACGTGCGCATCGTCGACATGCCGTACGACGACGCGGTGCGCCACGCGGCCGACTTGGCCGACGGCGATCGGGACGCATTGCTCGTCCAGGACACGTCCTGGCCCGGTTACGAGGACGTGCCGCAATGGATCGTCGACGGCTACGCAACCCTGTTCGACGAAGCCGCCGACCAGGCCGCAGCGCTTGGCGCCGACATCGATCTCATCGTGGTACCGGCCGGCGTCGGGTCGCTGGCGCATGCCGCTGTGCTCTTCTCGCGGTCCCGGACGAATTGTCGGGTCGTCGCGGTCGAACCCGACGTGGCCGACTGTGTGCGCGCCAGCCTGGCCGCAGGCGCGCTGGCGTCGGTGCCGACCGGTGAGACGAGCATGGCTGGACTGAACTGCGGCACACCGTCCTACCTCGCGTGGCCAGACCTCGTCACGGGACTGGCGGGCGCGGTCGCCGTCGACGACCGGGCGGCCGCGACCGCCGTGGACGAACTCGCCGCGCACGGCGTCGATGCGGGACCGTGCGGCGCGGCGTCGTTGGCCGGACTGCGGATTCTGGCTGCCGAACCCGCCCGGTCGCATCTGCGCCTTGGTCCGGAATCGTCTGTGCTGCTGCTCAATACGGAGGGATCCGGGTCAGCCTCGTAG